The stretch of DNA aaaatccgttcaaaagttatagccaaaataagattttcttcgtcttcccaaaatgaaaatttaattctgtttgtcagtttgtcagtttgtccaaaacatgtttttaaagttttgaaaatttgatatgacgttcatcacatcgatataaaaaacttttgttctaccacttttggaaaaactcggtagtttagcgggaaaacagctacaaatagctaaaatttggaaagccgtaacttctatactactaaagctacagacttgtgctgcatctcgtttgaaaggtatttttaatgctaaacgccttctatatgcaattcgagaaaatgtaatagttaaaaagatgtgagcaaaagacatttttttaaaacttttttttatttttctcaaaaacggctctaacgattttctttaaaaccttaaactgtaaagcccttgagattccttaaattttggtatataacacattactgtaaaaagtcatgtttaaaagttatttttatacgaaaatagccacttttgccagctcgaacaattaacgctccctgagtattgaattttgtgggagggtatccgaactgtattttagggtcatggaatcagtaaatttgcacttaagagttccatataggaatcttttgttctacgacttttggaaaaagccgctactttaacgggaaaaaagctaaaaatagctaaatttcgttagtttgtaagttctacactactaaaggtaccgacatgtgctatagctcgtttaaaaggaatttttaaatacttaaacgcctttttaacttaatttgttcaaatacaatggcttacaaattatgattgaccaatttaaatttaaatgtatatattagctcctatgagagcaaatgtaaacaaacaaaaacttctgatatcaaataaaaacacatcttaacgaggtaaaaaactagtgacgatggcaccttcaacatacaaatgttctgatatcaacatttgtgacgaaaaattatttcactcgtcattaaatagactttctaatattttctcattcggcacgctgcaatagaaaatgcctgtgaagggaaaaaggctggaatagtttcggcgggccgaatgagaaaagattagaaagtctatttaatgacgagtgtaataatttttcgtcacaaatgttgatatcagaacttttgtatgttgaaggtgcgatcgtcactagttttttacctcgttaagaggtgttttttttatttaagaacaaGTGGGAAATTAGTTGTCAATTTATTAAGATTGTTTAGCTGTACTTACCATATAATACATCAAAATTTCACCATAACACGTCAGATTCTGCAAAGTTCCAAAACACAAGTGACGCGTGACAAGAAAAAAGCGCGTAAAAAAAGAGTAgacaacaaattaaacaaacaaCATGCCGTGGAAACCAAAACTTGCTGAAAAGACATAGGCGCTCGAATGTGTGCGTAAGTAAAAAATCATAGAAACGTTCAACAGACAAAAAAACGTGCGTCCCGAACGATTCCCGAAGTCTCGATGGAGCGATAACCGAAACCAATGCCCCATTACAATCCTACGTTCCAGAAGCTGGAGAAACGATCGATTACGAATATACCTTCTCGAATGCATTCTAACCCATACCCAATTTCGGCCGAATGCGGATTGCGCCACTGGGAAACGTCAAACACGAAAAGAATAACTCAAGCCACTCAAAATCTCACTCAgtgcacaaaacaaacaacaataatGGCACCAGCACCGCCCAAACGTCAGCGAACTGCAACTGATCTTAAGGGAGGTCACGACTTTGAAGCACTGTCAACAATGTTTCTCGATCTCCTATCCAAACGCTTTGCGGAGCAGGCTGAGCATATATCTGTCAGCATTCAATCTGCTGAAAATCACATTATGGAGGGCTTAATGGGTCTGCTGACCGACCAGGTCGAGAATCTGGCTGGAGTAGTGGATCAGCTGCACCAGCGTGTGGCACAACTTAAGGAGCAGCTTAGTCGTCGGGGAGACCAGCTGGAGGGTGACGTCGAGGGAGTTCCTGCACTTATGGTCAAGATTGATCAGCTGGAGGCAAAGCTGCAGGCAAGTGAGGCGGCCCAGGCAAATGCAGAGATTGTTTCTGTGCTGCGCATTCATGGAGTTCCCTTTCAAGAAGAGGAAAACCTGAAGACCGTCTTTAACACTCTCTGTTTTGCAGTTAACATCACACCGGCCCTTAAATTAAGTAGCATTGACCGAATCCGACGACCTACCGACCAACACACCGTAGCACTATAGGCTGGATGACCACTTTAGGTGgccaaaagtcattttttgaaagtccttaaaattaaGATACAATGACGTCATTCTGTTAGGATAACATCAGAGCTTAATGTTACGTACCAGAAATTTTAACAGAGGCTCCCACTGTTAAGGTACAGGCTGTTAAAAAACAGCTGTTGGCAGTGTTGTGAACATGTGCGATTTTTGGCgaaaacaacaattaaataaaaattgataataAGTGCATTTATCTAAGTTTTTAAAACGCAATATATTATGGCATCGAAAGATAGTGGTTTGTACTTTGTGTTTGTGATGTCAAACTGTTGGAATTGATCGTGCTGTCCATGTAATTGAGTGTTTTTAACAACCATTCGTCGTGtagtaaaatgaaataaaacctaaTCTTTTCATAGAGTAACAAAACGAATGTGACCTAGTTTCaccttaatatttatactgtgTT from Drosophila takahashii strain IR98-3 E-12201 chromosome 2R, DtakHiC1v2, whole genome shotgun sequence encodes:
- the LOC138912500 gene encoding uncharacterized protein, giving the protein MAPAPPKRQRTATDLKGGHDFEALSTMFLDLLSKRFAEQAEHISVSIQSAENHIMEGLMGLLTDQVENLAGVVDQLHQRVAQLKEQLSRRGDQLEGDVEGVPALMVKIDQLEAKLQLTSHRPLN